A section of the Clostridium sp. TW13 genome encodes:
- a CDS encoding DUF4127 family protein, whose amino-acid sequence MKVLFIPLDERPCNFNFPQDVVKVRRDIELVVPEKSLLGDKKTAADTKKLWEFVFENAVGCDYAVISVDMLVYGGLIPSRLHCLSSEEVGEYIENIKKVKKFNPNLKIYAFNCIMRSPQYNSAEEEPEYYGAYGYSIFRRAYLMDKRERSSLSKEEENEFDNIKIPNEIIDDYENRREFNLKVNMKVVELVKEGIIDFLTIPQDDSCEYGYTAIAQRKVIRFVKENKLEFKVNIYPGADEVACSLLARILNNYLNRTVKVYPFYASTLGPTIIPFYEDRPMNESLKYHIRVCGAEIVEDYKDADLILAINCPGKKMQEACEQLTNLDLTFTSHRNLQDFVFRIQKYVNSGEKVIVCDSAFCNGGDLQLIDFMDRLGILDKIIAYAGWNTNCNSLGTVLSSGIHAFDQKENQEIIRNIIYRVVEDALYQANVRDKLTNEFLPKYGMNIFDLKDKQSEVEKEIRKLLVEEYNKLNISNMYELNIEKVFLPWKRMFEVGLELSIVRKELKI is encoded by the coding sequence ATGAAGGTACTATTTATTCCATTAGATGAAAGACCTTGCAATTTCAATTTTCCACAGGATGTAGTTAAGGTACGAAGAGATATTGAATTAGTAGTACCAGAAAAGAGCCTGTTAGGAGATAAAAAAACAGCAGCAGATACAAAAAAATTATGGGAGTTTGTTTTTGAAAATGCAGTGGGGTGTGATTACGCAGTAATTTCTGTTGATATGTTGGTTTATGGAGGGTTAATACCTTCTAGACTTCATTGTTTGAGCTCAGAAGAAGTGGGAGAGTATATTGAGAATATCAAAAAAGTTAAGAAATTCAATCCAAACCTTAAAATTTATGCATTTAATTGTATAATGAGATCTCCCCAATATAATTCAGCAGAAGAGGAACCTGAATATTATGGGGCCTATGGATATAGCATATTTAGAAGAGCATATTTGATGGACAAGAGAGAAAGGTCTAGCCTTTCTAAGGAAGAAGAAAATGAATTTGATAATATAAAGATACCTAATGAAATAATTGATGACTATGAAAACAGAAGAGAATTTAATTTAAAGGTTAATATGAAGGTTGTTGAATTAGTTAAGGAAGGAATAATTGACTTCTTAACAATACCACAGGATGATTCTTGTGAGTATGGATATACAGCTATTGCTCAAAGAAAAGTTATTAGGTTTGTTAAAGAAAACAAGTTAGAATTTAAGGTGAATATATATCCAGGAGCTGATGAAGTAGCATGTTCTTTATTAGCTAGAATATTAAATAATTATTTGAATAGAACAGTTAAGGTATATCCTTTTTATGCATCTACTTTAGGACCAACTATTATACCATTTTATGAAGATAGGCCAATGAATGAAAGCCTAAAATATCATATACGTGTATGTGGAGCAGAAATTGTAGAGGACTATAAAGATGCAGATCTTATATTAGCAATTAATTGTCCAGGAAAGAAAATGCAGGAGGCCTGTGAACAATTAACAAATTTAGATTTAACCTTTACTTCACATAGAAATCTACAGGATTTTGTTTTTAGAATACAAAAATACGTAAATAGTGGTGAGAAGGTAATTGTTTGTGATTCAGCGTTTTGTAATGGAGGAGATCTACAGCTAATAGATTTTATGGACAGGTTAGGTATATTGGATAAGATTATAGCTTATGCAGGATGGAATACAAATTGCAATTCTCTAGGGACTGTCTTATCTTCTGGAATACACGCATTTGATCAGAAAGAAAATCAAGAAATAATTAGAAATATTATATATAGAGTTGTTGAAGATGCACTATATCAAGCTAATGTTAGAGATAAATTAACCAATGAGTTTTTGCCTAAGTATGGAATGAATATATTTGATTTAAAAGACAAACAATCTGAAGTTGAAAAAGAAATTAGAAAGCTATTAGTAGAAGAATATAATAAGCTTAATATTTCTAATATGTATGAGTTGAATATAGAAAAAGTATTTTTACCATGGAAAAGGATGTTTGAAGTTGGCTTAGAATTGTCTATAGTTAGAAAGGAATTGAAAATATGA
- a CDS encoding metallophosphoesterase — translation MYLLFFLIPALCMIPIGVYIYFYLRRMAKFWGINIESKLVRVGIIILTLCLVALSVNIWGMGALIVLHVVAIALSMELINLVCKRYKKWSKIYQSGLIPILLAALIIAYGYWNMRNMVETDYKIYTDKHIQGKGYRIAMITDLHYGTTMNKEKLQKYCDEITKQNPDMVVLGGDIVDENTTFSQMQEVLKAIGSIKSTYGTYYVYGNHDKNKYSQKPHYTVMQLDKELENNKIKLLQDKIYNINDEFTIVGRDDIGFAGEVQRKSTGDLASEVDSDKFILLLDHQPRELKQNNELGYDLQLSGHTHAGQIWPVGQVSGILGFGELNYGYKQLSHMQIIVSSGMAGWGYPIRTGAHSEYVIIDIKAR, via the coding sequence ATGTATTTATTATTTTTTCTAATACCAGCATTATGTATGATACCTATTGGGGTATATATTTATTTTTATCTGAGACGTATGGCAAAGTTTTGGGGTATAAATATTGAAAGCAAATTAGTTAGGGTTGGAATCATTATTTTGACTTTATGTTTGGTGGCTTTGTCAGTTAATATATGGGGTATGGGAGCACTTATTGTTTTGCATGTAGTAGCAATTGCCTTATCCATGGAGCTTATAAATTTAGTATGCAAAAGGTATAAGAAGTGGAGCAAGATCTATCAAAGCGGTTTGATACCAATATTGCTTGCAGCTTTAATAATAGCATATGGTTATTGGAATATGAGAAATATGGTAGAGACTGATTATAAGATATACACGGATAAGCATATACAAGGGAAAGGCTATCGCATAGCTATGATTACAGATCTTCATTATGGAACCACCATGAATAAAGAAAAACTGCAAAAGTATTGCGATGAAATTACAAAACAAAATCCTGATATGGTTGTACTTGGTGGTGATATAGTAGATGAAAACACAACTTTTTCTCAGATGCAGGAAGTGTTAAAGGCCATTGGTTCTATTAAGAGTACTTATGGAACTTATTATGTTTACGGCAATCATGACAAAAATAAATATTCTCAAAAACCACATTATACAGTTATGCAGCTAGATAAAGAACTTGAAAATAATAAAATTAAGTTACTACAGGATAAGATTTATAATATTAACGATGAGTTCACAATTGTAGGTAGAGATGACATAGGTTTCGCTGGAGAAGTACAACGTAAAAGTACGGGAGATCTGGCTTCAGAAGTGGATTCAGATAAATTTATATTATTATTAGATCATCAGCCTCGTGAACTTAAGCAAAATAATGAATTAGGCTACGATCTTCAGTTAAGTGGACATACTCATGCAGGACAAATCTGGCCAGTAGGACAAGTTAGTGGCATATTAGGATTTGGTGAGTTGAATTATGGATATAAACAATTATCACACATGCAAATAATTGTTTCTTCAGGAATGGCAGGTTGGGGATATCCAATAAGAACAGGTGCACATTCAGAGTATGTGATAATTGATATTAAAGCAAGATAA
- a CDS encoding Type 1 glutamine amidotransferase-like domain-containing protein, with amino-acid sequence MKVFLTSSIGGSYKENGKRIPCALDDSNNFLELLKKYWPKNPKCLILSSDPENQEVNDSFKFIFDEAFKISNLPLSKIDICDSRNENKLADTIYDYNLIFLAGGHVPTQNEFFNRIHLKELLKSYDGIVIGISAGTMNCADMVYAQPELDGEAIDPNYKRYLNGLDLTTISVFPHFQDAKDLTVDGLRVVEDISLEDSKIRPFYALVDGSYIFVDDNKSTLYGEAYYFNNGAFTKVCDKDKSIQL; translated from the coding sequence ATGAAAGTATTTTTGACTAGTAGCATTGGGGGAAGTTATAAGGAGAATGGAAAAAGAATTCCTTGTGCACTTGATGACTCCAATAATTTCTTAGAATTACTTAAGAAATATTGGCCTAAAAATCCCAAATGCCTTATCTTAAGTTCTGATCCTGAAAATCAAGAGGTGAATGATAGTTTCAAATTTATATTTGATGAAGCATTTAAAATCAGTAACCTTCCGTTATCAAAAATTGATATTTGTGATAGTAGAAACGAAAATAAACTTGCTGACACAATATATGATTATAATCTTATATTTCTTGCTGGGGGACATGTTCCTACCCAGAATGAATTTTTCAATAGAATTCACTTAAAAGAATTACTTAAGAGCTATGATGGCATTGTTATTGGAATCAGTGCAGGAACTATGAATTGTGCAGATATGGTTTATGCCCAACCAGAATTAGATGGTGAAGCAATTGATCCTAACTATAAAAGATATTTGAATGGCTTGGATTTAACAACAATAAGTGTTTTTCCACATTTTCAAGATGCAAAGGATTTAACAGTAGATGGATTAAGAGTTGTAGAAGATATTTCATTAGAAGACAGTAAAATTAGACCATTTTATGCATTGGTGGATGGTTCTTATATTTTTGTTGATGATAATAAATCAACATTATATGGTGAAGCATATTATTTCAATAATGGTGCTTTTACTAAAGTGTGTGACAAAGATAAGAGTATACAGTTATAA
- a CDS encoding N-acetylglucosamine kinase: MKYVIGVDGGGTKTEVIAYNSAGEQIACGYGGFANIIEDRQQGLDNIGMAISQCMENLNRSDCVHIYAGISGMEVGNNKEIIENYLTGRFNTSITVINDADLAFYALLKGEDGIITISGTGSVSFGFHKDKYFRAGGWGKILGDEGSGYDIALNGLKKVVSEIDDGLESSDLSKEILSYINVSNIYDMVEFVSNSNKTDIAAITPVIVKAAERNDENAVNILKVASKELANITVKVYKMLGFQSQVNICILGSILTKVSIIKENYIRYLSKEIKDFNIINECISSAKGSYYLAIKNREF, from the coding sequence ATGAAATATGTTATTGGTGTAGATGGTGGAGGAACCAAAACAGAAGTTATAGCTTACAATAGTGCTGGAGAGCAGATAGCCTGTGGATATGGAGGATTTGCAAACATAATTGAAGATAGACAACAAGGATTAGATAACATAGGCATGGCTATATCTCAATGCATGGAAAATTTGAATAGAAGTGATTGTGTTCATATTTATGCTGGAATTTCAGGAATGGAAGTAGGTAACAATAAAGAAATAATAGAGAATTATTTAACGGGTAGATTTAATACTTCTATTACTGTAATTAATGATGCGGATTTAGCTTTTTATGCTCTTTTAAAAGGAGAAGATGGGATAATAACAATCTCGGGGACAGGCTCTGTGAGTTTTGGATTTCATAAAGATAAATATTTTCGTGCAGGTGGATGGGGAAAAATATTAGGTGATGAAGGCAGTGGCTATGATATAGCATTAAATGGCTTAAAGAAAGTAGTTAGTGAGATAGATGATGGACTAGAAAGTTCAGACTTAAGTAAAGAAATCTTGAGTTATATTAATGTATCAAATATTTATGATATGGTTGAATTTGTTTCTAATTCAAATAAAACAGATATTGCAGCTATAACTCCAGTTATAGTAAAGGCTGCAGAAAGAAATGATGAGAATGCAGTTAATATATTAAAGGTGGCTAGCAAAGAGTTAGCAAATATCACCGTGAAGGTTTATAAAATGCTTGGCTTTCAATCTCAAGTTAATATATGCATATTGGGAAGTATTCTTACCAAAGTTTCTATTATAAAGGAGAATTATATAAGATATCTATCAAAAGAAATAAAGGATTTTAATATCATAAATGAATGCATATCGTCTGCAAAGGGAAGTTATTATCTAGCTATAAAGAATCGAGAATTCTAA
- a CDS encoding putative ABC exporter domain-containing protein, protein MKNSGFKDFLSLAYIEITKYKNRVIESFRHPLTAIKTMGSFLFPFIVILFLYTRKNGGGYTLLQVIIKPHILSAIIMLILLLIFMLTIYNSVAKYNPSQFESADVNYLFPSPISPRTIYAWTIIRKCIKGLIGSILLVVVMVITVSRVSEVHIFKLIYVIIAILLFPILQNALIFLVYTISNRFNLGKLIKYCILSFAGVIVFHLIYNTVGSKNILDTVIDILNEKFFSTILIVGWLRDMLIAPFVANKAPFIQTVVLVVITTAMLFCAIYFADDYYEEAGEDVGYHEKIVDTHSSTIYDIVDNLEDSKKSKTVEAFNIKELRGPWAFIWKSSIINKRTAKKGGLIGYAIALIASGVMCYFLRGKEFSSFYPLFILVFLQGAISSAQISSPLKYEIKKQYLFLLPGSAAAKLLALHVKPIINNVITDTLMLLPIVFFTETSILQVVLLWLIAVVIIILCYLSTVIIILVTPPNDNGKNLIIQSLVSYVMFAPAIAVTALIVIYLKNVMLALSMFVIISIVIIIIILRLSDFLFSKIELR, encoded by the coding sequence ATGAAAAATAGTGGATTTAAGGATTTTCTCTCTTTAGCATATATAGAAATAACTAAATATAAGAATAGAGTTATAGAGTCTTTTAGGCATCCATTAACTGCAATAAAAACTATGGGGTCATTCCTTTTTCCTTTTATAGTTATTTTGTTTTTATATACAAGAAAAAATGGAGGAGGTTATACTCTTTTGCAGGTTATAATAAAACCGCATATATTATCAGCTATAATTATGCTTATATTACTTTTGATATTTATGCTTACAATTTATAATTCTGTAGCCAAATATAATCCCTCTCAATTTGAATCTGCCGATGTTAATTATTTGTTTCCGTCACCTATAAGTCCACGAACAATTTACGCTTGGACAATTATAAGAAAATGTATAAAGGGGTTAATAGGGTCAATTTTGTTGGTTGTAGTAATGGTTATTACCGTATCAAGGGTTTCAGAGGTTCATATATTTAAGCTTATATATGTTATTATTGCAATATTACTATTTCCTATATTGCAAAATGCATTGATATTTCTTGTATATACTATATCTAACAGATTTAATTTAGGTAAGCTGATAAAATATTGTATTTTATCATTTGCAGGGGTTATAGTTTTCCACCTGATTTATAATACTGTTGGCAGTAAAAATATACTTGATACAGTGATCGATATATTAAATGAAAAGTTTTTTTCTACCATTCTGATTGTAGGGTGGTTAAGAGATATGCTGATAGCTCCTTTTGTAGCTAATAAGGCACCTTTTATTCAGACAGTTGTATTAGTTGTCATTACAACAGCAATGCTATTTTGTGCAATTTACTTTGCTGATGACTATTATGAAGAAGCTGGTGAAGATGTTGGTTATCACGAAAAAATTGTGGATACTCATTCAAGTACTATTTATGATATTGTTGATAACTTAGAAGATTCAAAGAAAAGTAAAACAGTTGAAGCGTTCAATATAAAAGAGCTTAGAGGACCGTGGGCTTTTATTTGGAAAAGCTCTATAATAAACAAGCGAACTGCAAAGAAAGGTGGTTTAATTGGATATGCAATTGCTTTAATAGCATCAGGGGTTATGTGTTACTTTCTTAGAGGAAAAGAGTTCAGCAGTTTTTATCCATTATTTATATTAGTATTTTTACAAGGAGCAATTAGTTCAGCGCAGATATCATCTCCTCTGAAGTATGAAATAAAGAAGCAATATTTATTTCTTTTGCCAGGTAGTGCTGCTGCAAAACTTTTAGCTTTGCATGTTAAACCTATAATAAATAACGTTATAACTGATACATTGATGTTGTTACCTATAGTATTTTTTACTGAAACTTCAATTTTACAAGTGGTTCTTCTATGGTTAATAGCAGTTGTTATAATTATTTTATGTTATTTAAGTACTGTAATAATTATTTTGGTTACTCCACCTAATGATAATGGTAAAAATTTAATTATTCAATCTTTAGTTTCCTATGTAATGTTTGCTCCAGCTATAGCAGTGACTGCATTAATCGTAATTTATCTGAAAAATGTAATGTTAGCCTTGTCAATGTTTGTTATAATTTCTATTGTAATTATTATAATAATACTCCGTTTAAGTGATTTCTTATTTAGTAAAATTGAACTTAGATAA
- a CDS encoding MerR family transcriptional regulator translates to MKISEVMSLTGLTKKALNYYEDNGLISPSVSQENNYRDYSEKDVELLTQIATLRRFGLSVKEIKSALESPEALLQVMTEYTSKLARQISEMKKCETVLSSCVNNLKNDKTDIKKVTEEMNVLSKAIEMSEKEREGFMISELERIFPGIYGRVISLCLSSFLTESIDSKEKEEAWMNLVKVLDNIPNLTIPDELRHNIDIDEEEWKIVQSKIAENLKNDNYIEEREAKSINEMMLLDLSEEQQRGFERFCTYIISDGNIEIIGKTLEAVDNCLSILSLKYKQSKEAQLKNDEEFQKKYEEEGFGVEPSVPLTIVHKEAMNFIGVHYTKYISKKDFPKFVREVYDRTLKISNIVEKGKIYGFAGVDSLGKDIVPQSIFSFVFAVQVLDIKTVPNDMISFTMPKHEYIFYKHVGNMNDLQRSINEVFMYDLKGNNYEMDLLPSFNIFSSDISDGCESSEVEIYFPVSRIVDNIEQ, encoded by the coding sequence TTGAAAATAAGCGAAGTTATGTCCCTAACAGGACTTACTAAAAAAGCCCTTAATTATTATGAAGATAACGGATTAATTAGTCCATCTGTATCGCAAGAAAATAATTATAGAGATTACTCTGAGAAAGATGTTGAATTATTAACTCAAATAGCAACCTTAAGACGTTTTGGTCTTTCTGTTAAAGAGATTAAGTCAGCCCTTGAAAGTCCAGAAGCTCTTTTACAGGTAATGACTGAATATACATCAAAGCTTGCAAGGCAAATTAGTGAAATGAAGAAGTGCGAGACTGTACTGTCATCCTGTGTTAATAATTTGAAAAATGATAAAACAGATATTAAAAAAGTAACAGAGGAAATGAATGTATTGAGTAAGGCTATTGAGATGAGTGAAAAAGAGAGAGAAGGCTTCATGATTTCAGAACTTGAAAGAATTTTTCCAGGCATTTACGGAAGAGTAATATCACTATGTCTCAGCAGCTTTTTAACTGAATCTATAGATAGTAAAGAAAAAGAAGAAGCTTGGATGAATCTAGTTAAAGTTTTAGACAATATTCCGAATCTAACCATTCCAGATGAGTTGAGGCATAATATAGATATAGATGAAGAAGAATGGAAAATTGTACAAAGCAAAATAGCAGAAAATTTAAAAAATGATAACTATATTGAAGAACGAGAAGCTAAGAGTATTAATGAAATGATGCTTTTAGATTTGTCAGAAGAGCAACAAAGGGGCTTTGAAAGGTTTTGTACTTATATAATATCAGATGGAAATATTGAGATTATAGGAAAAACATTAGAAGCTGTGGATAACTGCTTATCTATATTAAGTTTAAAATATAAACAAAGCAAAGAAGCACAACTAAAGAATGATGAGGAATTTCAGAAAAAGTATGAAGAAGAGGGCTTTGGAGTTGAACCATCTGTACCGTTAACTATAGTTCATAAAGAAGCAATGAATTTTATTGGAGTTCACTATACAAAATACATTAGTAAAAAAGATTTTCCTAAGTTTGTTAGAGAAGTTTATGATAGAACTCTTAAGATATCAAATATAGTTGAGAAAGGTAAAATATATGGATTTGCAGGTGTAGATTCATTAGGTAAAGATATTGTACCACAGTCTATTTTTTCATTTGTCTTTGCAGTACAAGTGTTAGATATTAAAACTGTTCCTAATGATATGATAAGTTTTACAATGCCAAAGCATGAGTATATATTTTATAAACATGTTGGTAACATGAATGACTTGCAAAGGAGCATAAATGAAGTATTTATGTATGATTTAAAAGGAAATAATTATGAGATGGATTTATTGCCTTCATTTAATATATTTTCTTCAGATATTAGTGATGGGTGTGAATCTTCAGAAGTAGAAATATATTTTCCAGTTAGTAGAATTGTAGATAATATAGAGCAATAA
- a CDS encoding HAMP domain-containing sensor histidine kinase gives MNIKSRFGLWWRMIISVFLIMNISVVLIAIAIFIIYKLSHYSNDMLKHIFPFIAICILSIIVSTFFTIFIMHRILKPIEALIIATKQVAKGDFSVRLNENYKESTIKDMNSYFNKMIRELDGIETFRNDFIVNVSHEFKTPISAIEGYATLLQDRGLCEEEHDEYTKMIIESARQLSILSSNILKLSKLESQEIVVEKTIYQLDEQIRQALLLLEVKWSKKNINLNIDLSPIEFYGNEDLLIQVWFNLLSNAIKFTPENGSIQIVMRQIDQLVTVEISDTGIGMTEDTRKHIFEKFYQGDKNRNVEGNGLGLTLVKRIIDLCNGEIKVQSEYGKGSTFIVKLENTEV, from the coding sequence ATGAATATAAAATCAAGATTCGGTTTATGGTGGAGAATGATAATAAGTGTTTTTCTTATCATGAATATTTCAGTTGTATTAATAGCTATTGCTATATTTATAATATACAAATTATCACATTATTCAAATGATATGTTAAAGCATATATTTCCATTTATAGCTATATGTATTCTAAGTATAATAGTTTCTACATTTTTCACAATATTCATAATGCATAGGATACTGAAACCTATTGAAGCTTTAATTATAGCAACAAAACAAGTAGCTAAGGGAGATTTTAGTGTTCGACTTAATGAAAATTATAAAGAAAGCACAATTAAAGATATGAATAGTTATTTCAATAAAATGATAAGAGAATTAGATGGAATTGAGACATTTAGGAATGATTTTATAGTTAATGTTTCACATGAGTTTAAAACACCAATATCTGCAATTGAGGGATATGCAACTTTGCTGCAGGATAGGGGCCTATGTGAAGAAGAACATGATGAATATACAAAGATGATCATTGAAAGTGCAAGGCAATTATCCATTTTAAGTAGTAATATATTAAAATTATCAAAACTGGAGAGTCAAGAGATTGTTGTTGAGAAAACAATTTATCAGTTAGATGAGCAGATAAGGCAAGCTCTATTACTATTAGAAGTTAAATGGAGTAAAAAGAATATAAATCTTAATATTGACTTAAGTCCAATTGAATTCTATGGCAATGAAGACTTACTTATTCAGGTGTGGTTTAATTTGTTAAGTAATGCTATAAAATTTACTCCTGAAAATGGATCCATTCAGATAGTTATGAGACAGATAGATCAATTGGTAACCGTGGAGATTTCTGACACAGGCATAGGAATGACAGAGGATACGCGAAAACACATATTTGAAAAATTTTATCAAGGAGATAAAAATCGTAATGTTGAAGGAAATGGTCTTGGACTCACACTTGTAAAAAGAATAATAGATTTATGTAATGGAGAGATAAAAGTACAAAGTGAATATGGAAAGGGATCAACATTTATAGTGAAATTAGAAAATACTGAGGTATAA
- a CDS encoding N-acetylmannosamine-6-phosphate 2-epimerase: MYEGDILNTLECLKNKLIVSCQALPSEPLHSSFIMGRMALAAKEGGASGIRANTKEDILEIKRNVDLPIIGIVKKDYDDSDVYITPTMAEIEELIESKVEIIALDATTSMRPNKLSLDKFFFNIKEKYPKQLLMADCSTYEEAIHADKLGFDFIGTTLVGYTKQSQGAKIEENDFELIRRILDKVKKPVIAEGNIDTPEKARRVLELGCHSVVVGSIITRPQIITKKFADQINNVGRCCD, encoded by the coding sequence ATGTATGAAGGTGATATATTGAATACTCTTGAATGTTTAAAAAATAAATTAATAGTATCTTGTCAAGCTTTACCCAGTGAGCCATTGCACTCTTCTTTTATAATGGGAAGGATGGCACTAGCAGCAAAGGAAGGTGGTGCTTCTGGAATCAGAGCTAATACAAAAGAAGATATATTGGAAATCAAGCGAAATGTTGATTTGCCTATCATAGGTATAGTTAAAAAGGACTATGATGATAGTGATGTGTATATTACTCCAACTATGGCTGAAATTGAGGAATTGATAGAGTCTAAAGTTGAGATTATTGCTCTTGATGCTACAACTTCTATGAGACCTAATAAATTATCCTTAGATAAATTCTTTTTTAATATCAAAGAGAAATATCCAAAGCAATTATTAATGGCTGATTGTTCAACCTATGAGGAAGCAATACATGCAGATAAATTAGGTTTTGATTTTATTGGGACAACATTAGTAGGTTATACCAAGCAAAGCCAAGGAGCCAAAATAGAGGAAAATGATTTTGAATTGATAAGAAGGATATTGGACAAGGTTAAAAAACCAGTGATAGCAGAAGGAAACATAGATACACCTGAAAAAGCACGTCGTGTTTTAGAACTAGGGTGCCACAGTGTTGTAGTAGGCTCAATTATTACAAGACCACAAATCATTACAAAAAAATTTGCAGACCAAATAAATAATGTAGGAAGGTGTTGTGATTGA
- a CDS encoding ABC transporter ATP-binding protein codes for MEEKVLQVTNLTKHYKRKNAVDGISFSLNKGEIVALTGPNGAGKTTTIKCILGLLRKNEGEIFINGTDNKSKDVKYKLAYIPETPDIYPMLTVWEHLKFMALVYKINNWTVVAEKILSKFDIADKKDELAKNLSKGMKQKLSICCALIHNPEIFFVDEPFIGLDPKAVRELKDAFKALKEEGKTILISTHMLDAAENLCDRIIVVKKGRVLAEGSIEDLRHKIKVSQETSLEDIFLEVTEDEK; via the coding sequence ATGGAAGAAAAAGTATTGCAAGTTACAAATTTGACAAAGCACTATAAAAGAAAAAATGCTGTTGATGGCATAAGTTTTTCATTAAATAAGGGAGAAATTGTGGCATTAACTGGTCCTAATGGAGCTGGTAAAACTACTACTATTAAGTGTATTTTGGGACTTCTTAGAAAGAATGAAGGAGAAATATTTATAAATGGTACCGACAATAAATCTAAGGATGTTAAATACAAATTAGCGTATATACCTGAAACTCCTGATATATACCCAATGCTTACAGTATGGGAGCACCTAAAGTTTATGGCACTTGTATATAAGATTAATAATTGGACTGTGGTAGCTGAAAAAATATTATCTAAATTTGATATAGCAGATAAGAAGGATGAGCTGGCTAAAAATCTTTCCAAAGGGATGAAGCAGAAGCTTTCTATATGTTGTGCATTAATTCATAATCCGGAAATTTTCTTTGTAGATGAGCCTTTTATAGGCCTTGATCCTAAGGCTGTGAGAGAATTAAAGGATGCTTTTAAAGCTTTAAAGGAAGAAGGAAAAACTATACTTATAAGTACTCATATGCTGGATGCTGCTGAAAATCTATGTGATAGAATAATTGTTGTGAAAAAGGGGAGAGTGTTAGCCGAAGGTAGTATAGAAGATTTAAGACACAAAATAAAAGTTTCTCAAGAGACTTCCCTTGAAGATATATTCTTAGAGGTGACTGAAGATGAAAAATAG